TTCGTCGATATCACCGCTGACGTCCTGGACTTTGTGGACGAAGTTGAGGACGGCTTCGTAGTCTCGGTCGAGGTCCCGAGCGATCTGAGCGGTCGGCTCAGATCGCATCTCCTTGACGATGCAGAACATCTCTTCGAGTCCGAACCGATGCTGCCAGAAAATCGTCTTCGTGAGGTCGCTGAAGTAGGTCTCGCAGTGCTTGCACCGGTATTGCTGGGCGTCCTTGTCGGTCGTTCCGCGTTTGGTGACGGCGTCATCTCCGCAATGGACACACGTCACCGTCTCGCCGAAGCGGGCGAGACGGAGACGCTCGAAGCATCGCTCACGCGGTGGAAGGAATACCTGAACTGACTCTTCGTCCATCGTTGGCCGATGTTTGATCCGCCAACGGAATTGGCGTTACAATCTATCGAGATGAGCGAACATCAGGATTGCACCCGGAACCGCCGTTCGATTTCACTACCTACTGCTCGCTGACCAGTCAGCGGGCGTAGAGAAGAGTTGCCAAGCCGAGCACGTTGAGACAAATATATTGTTGCTAATAAATAGGGGCAGACTTAAGTAGCCGTCTTCTAATAGTGGTTTGTGACAGTCTATGCAACAGCATAACGATCGTACAAGCGGTATCGGATGGCAATATTCTGACGTCCAGAGTTTAAAACCTCATATCACACGGCCATCCAATGGAATAATAGGGTTTTCAATTAGCGTGGCATCTGAGACATCATCCAAGACTTCGTCAGGTGAGTCCGGTATTCATGTCTGTACAGAACAACGCGAGTACAATTGGCTGCGGTTCCACAATCGGTTGATGTATTTCAACAATTCATAGCCATTAGATAAATAACTGCAATCCACAAATCAATAAACAATGAAAAACGGAAAGATTAGCCGAGCAGAAGGTTTCGCCCTGGCACTGGGAATAAATATCGGAGGGGGCCTATGGGTTTCTCCGGTGGTAGCTTCATCAATCGGTGGACCAGCAACTATTATCATGGCTGCAGTGGCTGTTTTACCGGTCTTTTTGGCGGCACCAATCTACATTACTCTCTCTAAAGTGTGGTCTGTATCACCGGGACATTATCGGTACCCTGCTGCATTTTTCAGCTCTGGCGATGGATTGATTGGGCAATTCCTAGGTTGGATTGTAACCTGGAGCTGGGACTTAATGATTGCATTTGCGCTCATACAATCCGTGTTAATAAGCAGTGCAGTATACATTCAGCAGTTGGTGCCCGGAGTACCTGCAATAGCGATTAATGCTGCACTACCGTTAGGAGTTATTGTTATTGTTTGGTTTGGACTACGAATTGTGGGAAGGGCAGAGCTAATAATAGCTATTGTTTTGCTTCTCTCGGTTATCATCTTGCTGGCTCTGGGATTGATAAATATCAACGCTGAAAACCTAACACCGGTCGCTCCAAATGGCACTATATCGCTACTCACCGCAGCAGCACTGCTTTTCAATACTGTTTTGGGTAGCCTTCAGGTTATTGATGTGAGCGGTGAGATAGAGGATTCTGAGCGCTCATTTGGAGGGATTTTGATATATAGTACGCTCATAACAGTTTCAATTGTCACCCTAATCATTCTTATTAGCGTAGGTATACTGCCATATAATGAACTGAGCAATGAGACTCTTCAAGCAGTGACAAGTCAGTACTTGCCGCCATTTTTGGCGGTAATCCCGACAATTGGAGCACTGTTAGCGGGTGTTTCGACTAGTATTGGCGTTATTCCTATTGTCTGTCGGCATGTACAAGCAGCAGCTGACGATGGCATTCTTCCAAAATGGGTGAGCTCTACTAATTCTTATGGAGAACCGACTTACATCCTAATTGCTCTAGCGATTATCTGTGCGGGAGGCGTGATAATCCAACCACCGATCAGCACGTTGGTTAGCGCTGGTACCGCACCTAATGCGGTCCTAGTCTTATTACTATGTATTGTCGGGGTTCGACTTCCTACTCAATATCCGGGAATATTTGAGCGGGATGAAATCGAAAATTCAAAGTTCCTTAACCCTCGCTCAGTTCGTTGGTGTTCAGTTTTAGCTTCTATGGTCCTTATTGCGATGACTGTTCTGGCAGCAATTCAAGACACAGTAGGTGTGCTGTGGTATGTTGGGTTTTTATCGATAGGTGCAACAATCTACCTATATCGATATTTGAATGGGTTTGTAAAGACTGCCGATATACCAGACATGCGAGATCGAGCCGGATTGTCCGATGACTAGTAACTCGGCTTTGCACGTTGAAGTGCGTGCGTGACGTAGGTAGCGACGAAGATGGATGATACCGATCACGGACTTTCTGTCGTGCACGCACGTGTTCGACGAGTTCGAGTCGCTGTCACCGGAGCAACGTCATCACGCCAAAACCTACGCCACAGGTCTTGTTGCTGGCAGCAACAAGACCGTGGCGGGCATCGCACGCGAAGTTCTTCCGGCCAGAAGCAAACGCGCCCTCAACAAGTTCCTCACCGAATACGACTGGGACGAACAGCAGTTCAACCACGACCGACTGAACGAACTCCAAAAACACGGTGAAACGCGCTGGACACAGGACGGCTACATCATCCTCGACGACACGATTACCGAGAAAGCCGGGGACGAAGTCCCCGGCGTCGGCCACTTCTACGATCACGCTGAAGGCGACACTGTTTGGGGCCAAGACATCATCTACGCTTTCTACGCCGACGACAAGACCACCTACCCGCTCACCTTTCGCCTCTACGAACAGCAAGACGAAGATGACCAAGACCACGATACGAAGTACGATCTGGCCAGAGAGATCGTCACAGAACTCGAAGAAGAGGTAGGTGTCCGCAGGAACACCTACCTCTTCGATTCGTGGTTCGCTCACAGCTCCGAGCTCTCCGCACACATCGAGTCCTACGGCAAGAACTGGATCGGCCCGCTTCGGAGCAATCGACAGGTAACCTACGGAGGCGACCAGATCCGCGTCGATGCGCTGGAAGAGCGCATCGACACGACCGAACGCGACATCGACGATGACACCTACCACATCTGGACGAAGAAGCTTCCCGTCTCCCAACTGGGAGACGTGAAGCTGGTCATCGGCGAGAAAGAAACCGACGAAGATGACGAGGAGAACCCGATCAAGTACCTCGCCACGAACAAGATCGACGCATCGACCGAACACGTGATTCGCTCGTACGCGATGCGCTGGCGCATCGAGACGTTCTTCGAGGACTCGAAACAGGATCTTGGCTTGGAGACTGCGAGATGCAGACCGACGAAGGTGCCAGTGGCGACTGGCACCTTCTGATGGCTGCCTACAGTCTCGTTCGTCTTGATCCTGAGTCGAGCGCCTTGGGGACGGTTCGCTCGAAGGCGTCATCGCTTCGAGCGAACCTCGAATATTCACTGAAAGAAGCTGTGTACAACCTCCTCTCGTGGATCCGGGATAACGACGATCGCGGCGTCACTGACCTCATGAACGAAATCGACCACCTCTTCATTCACTCAACAGCCGAGGCCAACGTGCAAAGCTGAGTAGTAAATAACATAGCCTGTGGCTATTCATTTTATACAATGCCCTTCCGTCTGATGCTAATCCTATGAAAGAGTATCTTTTATGGTTATCTAATATCAAAAAGACTTTAGTGGGGGCAATCCTTGTAGTGAATGATGCCGACAATATACATTGATATCGACTCGCTGAGAGCCGACCATGTTGGGGCATACGGTTACGATGCACCAACGACACCAAATATCGATGAATTCGCTGAAGAGAGTGTTCTTTTTGAAAGGAACTATGCATCTAATTCTCCGTGCATGCCCGCTCGGGCAGCACTTCTTACAGGTAGATACGGAATTCACAATGGTGTAGAAACACACGGTCCACCTTCTCAAACGCACAATTCACCTGCATTCTGGATTGACTGGGGAGGCACATGGGGGAATCAGATCGATGAGCGTCCTTGGTGGACGTTGCCCGAACTATTCTACAATCAACGAACTCAAACGTGTGCAATTTCATCGTTCCCTAGACATCCTGCCCCGTGGTTCAATCACGTCTGGCATAGAGTATATCAACCGCAAGAGCCAGAAGGCCCCGAAGAGTCGTTCCAAACAGTCCGTGGTGAATCAGTAATTGACCTCGCTCTTGAATACATTAGCAAACATCTCAATGATGAATTTTTCCTCTACATACAACTTTGGGATCCGCATGGTCCATACAAAAGATCTGAAGAAGAAATAAGTGAATTTCGGGGTCAGCCACTTCCCCCCTATCCGACTAAGGAAGAAATTGAGGCTCATCAAGAGTGGGATGCATGGCGGTCAGCACCAGATATGAGTATATCCGACCGAGATGATCTTGCGGAGATGCTTGCTCACTATGATGCCGAAATCCGATATGCAGATACTCATGTAGGTCGATTGTTTGACTACTTAAAAGAAAACGATATATACGATGATTCGCTTATTACCGTGAGCGCCGATCATGGTGAAGAATTTGGTGAACACGGACTTTATCGAGAACACTGGAGTACTCACGAAGGGACACAGCACATACCGCTAATCCTTAAGCCACCCACAAGTACACCAGCAGAGCTAGGAAGGCGGAAACAGCTGGTCACAAATGTTGACATAGCGCCGACCCTTGCAGACTACGCTGGATATGAGGCGCCTGCGCAATGGCAAGGCCAGTCGCTTCGGCCAGTCATTGAGAATAATGAGGCAAGCTGGCGTGATCATATTGTCTTCGATCATGGCCTCTATACCGCCCAGCGAACGATTAGAACGGATCGCTGGAAACTAATTCGTACATATCACTCGGGCCTGTGGCCAAGTGTGGTTCCAGATAGTCAATTATACGATATGCATGACGATCCTTGGGAGCGCAAAAACGTTGTTGAATCAAATTCAGATATAGTTAAAGATTTGAAGATGCAAATGGATAATTGGTGTGAAAAGCATGCATCAGAGGGAAAGGACCCACTGCAAGAAGTTGTAGAAGAAGGCCCTGCTGGTTACCTAGCATTCGGGGACGGTTACGATGGGGTCTAATTGAAATTGATAGAGTCATAATCTGCCGTGTGGTTCTACATCGTTACGGAGCGTGTCATAGAAAGCATCACGTGCGAGGTTGCAGGGCGTTGGAATTGTGTCCGAGCGTGTCATAGAATTCGTCACACAGCTCAATAGCAGGCTGAGAAACAGTATCTGATACGGAACCGAATAGTGTCGTTATTCAGAACCAGCGGGAGCAGGCCTCTCGGACGAGATCCGAATACTGTGCCAACCGTTCTATGACACGCTGTCGTTACGAACTATTCGAGTTCCAACTAACCATTAGTGTGGGCAGTGTCTAGTGCCCCTTCAGTCATGAACTGCTAGCTTTATCTCTGTAGAGCGCCTCTACGTAGTATTCAGACGTGTTCTGAAGTACATCATGCCACGGACCCCGAAGTACGTCGTCGATCTCTCTGCCGATGAACGAGCCGAACTCCAAGCGCTTCTTGCAGCCGGCACACACAAAACACGCGTTCTCACGCGTGCGCGATGTCTCCTTCACGCCGATGACGGCTTGACTGATGCGGAAGTCAGTCAAGCCGTCGGCTGCCATCCTGGGACGGTTGGACGCGTCCGCAAACGCTACACTGAGGACGGCCTCGCGGCGATTCATCGCCGCAAGGCCGACCGCATCTACGAGCGCAAACTCGATGGACGTGAGGAAGCCCATCTCATCCGCCTCACCTGCAACGACCCGCCGAAGGGCTACTCTCGCTGGTCGCTGCACCTCCTCGCCGACCATTTCGTCACTCTCAACGAGATCGACGTCGAGTCGATCTCGCATGAGACCGTTCGACAGGTGCTAAAAAAACACGACTGCACCCCCACCGATCCAAAGCCTGGGTGATCAAACCTGAAGCAAACGCTGCATTTGTTTGTCGGATGGAAGACGTCCTTGACCTTTATCACGAACCATACGATCCACAGCGGCCTGTCGTCTGTTTCGACGAGTCCAACAAAGCGTTGCACAAGCAGGTCCGCGATCCGCTCCCGGCTCGACCGGGAGCGGTCGCCCGGTACGACTACACCTACGAACGCAACGGCACGCGAAACCTCTTCATGATGAGCGAACCGCTTACCGGATGGCGGCACGTCGAAGTCACCCAACGTCGCCGGAAACAAGAGTTCGTTCAGCAGATGCAGGCACTTGTCGATGAGCACTACCCGGATGCAGTCCGCATCCGGGTGGTGCTCGATAATCTCGATACGCACAAAGCCTACGCCTTCTACGAGTTCCTCCCACCCCAGGAAGCCCACCGCCTGCTCTCAAAACTGGAGTTCCACTTCACTCCGGTTCATGGAAGTTGGCTCAACATGGCCGAGATCGAGTTCAGTGCGCTCGCTACTGAATGCCTCGACCGGCGTCGGGAACGTATCCGAAACGAGGACGACTCGGTCATCGATTGGCAATTCACAACTGACGACGCACGCATCAAACTCCGCCAGCTATATCCAACAAATCACGATTGAAGCCCCACTAGTAGAGGCGTCAGTTAATTCGTACCCGGTAGCTGTCCCCGAGTGGACTGCCGCTACCGGAGATAAACCTGTGCGGCGCAGTCAAAACACGCTTCGGGTGAACTCCGTCCCGAGCCATCGAAGTGCAGCGACGGCCAATACGTGCCGTCGCTGTACTTGTGGAACGCGAGCTCCCACAAATCCATGTCGCCAGTCCATCCTAACCGGCACATCTTCACGGGGGTTTGGCGAATCTGCTCTTTTTCTTCGGTCGTCGATCCAGGCATGAACCACGGATCACTGTCGAAGACATCCACGTAAGCGTATTTGCCGCGGAACCGGACGTTGACACCCGCGCACCGCTTGGCCCAAGCGGTGCGCGCGTGAGTCTCTAAGCGGTCTTCGAGAGCCTGACGTGCGTACTCCGGGATTGAATCCATTCCAGAGATACGTACTCCGAGAGATTCACTCTATCGTTGGGAGTCTCTCCAGCAATCTCGTCAAATCGTCTCTCGTGTACGTCCACTCGAACGGTTCCGGATCGCTGTTCCACAACTCCTCAAAGCCGGTGATGCGGTCTGCGACCGCATCCACCGAGCGAAAGCTTTCGCCGGCCAGTGATTTCCGCGTCAGCACCGAGAAATACAGCTCGATCTGATTCAACCACGATGCCCCAGTCGGAAGATGGATTCCGATTGCGGTGGGATACTTCTCTTTCAGCCACCATCTGAACGTCGCTGGATGGTGAACACTTCCGTTGTCCACGATCCAGAAGACCCGATCTGCGGTCTGGCAGATCGGGTCGGCCATTACTTCCTCAACGAGTGACTCGAAGTTCGCGCGTGTGTTCCGGTCGACGCAGTGCCCTCTCACAGTCCCAGTCCCAGCCATGAACGCAGATTGGTAGATAGTGGCACCATTCCGATCATACTGGTGTTCGAGACGGACTGATTTGCCCGGTCCCGGCGGAGTCTTCCGCCGGGATCGGGCTGGGATTCCGGTTTTCTCGTCGGCACAGATGATGACGTCCCTCTTTGTGAGGGGCTCGTCTTCCCACGTGCCGGTGTAGAGGTCACAGACACGAGCAGCCTTCTGCTTGAATTGAGGATCGCGCGGCGTCACCCATGACGCCACGGTCCATGGCCGAATCGCCGCCTGCTTGAGCCAGGCGGCGATGGTTGACCGTGCTGGAAACGGATCGAGTTCTTGAGCGGCTTCAGCGTGAATATCGGCGGAACTGAATCGAGACAGCGGGAGTCCGCGGTTGGCCGGGAGTTCACACGCGATAGCGGTGACGAGCGCGCGTGTGGTCTCGTCATAGATACGAGGTCGGCCGGGCCGGGGCTTGTCAGCAAGCCCGGCCCGGCCAGAGTCAGCGTAACGGTTCCGCCATTTCCGCGCGGTCTTGCGGGTACAGGCGAGTTGTTGGCCGATTTGAGTGTTATTGTAGCCGCGAGCGGCTAACAGAACGATCCGAGCACGGAACGCATCACGTTGAGAAGCCGTCGCTCTGCGGGCGACGGCTTCGAAATGCATTCGTTCTGGGTAGGACAGAGTGATCTTGGTTGGTGTGTTGACGGTACGAGAAGACATGAGTTCACGCTCATTACCGGTGAGAGGAGTGGAGCGACTAAGAACTCACCGGGGTGGGTACGAATTAACTGGCAGGTCCACTAGTGGTTTTCATACATAGAACTCCTGATGGGCGACGCTACTTATGACCACACTTGCATCGTCCACGGTGATGCTGAATACGCCGATGGAGACAATGATTTCGACACCTGCGAGAGTCGCGGATTGTTGCTGCTCTTGTGGATCTCACCACATCAAGGCGTCTCTAAGGACGAGGTCACAGCATACGTTAGTATGTTCCAGTCACGCCAGCGCATCTACCGCAAATAAGGGTGAGAAACACTCATACCATCCTTGAAGATGCACTCCGACTCATCAACGGTCATGTACCGAAGAGTGGCCTCCTCAATGATTAAATGTCAAAAAGAATTTGATTCAATCGAAAACTGATAGGCGAACGATTAGCAACACTCTGATTAATTCGTTACAAAGTAAATCTTTTAGCCGCTCGTCTCGTCCCTCCCGACATGGCTACCGTGTCGACAGCACGTGACGAACGCCCCTACATCGACGGGGAGTGGGAGAGCGGCGACGGCGTGATCGAGGTCGACGACCTCGCCGAGGATGGCGTGTTCGGCCGAGTCACCGCCGCGAGCCCGCTCCAGGCTGGAGCCGCGCTCGATGCGGCCGAGAACGCGCAGGCGGCGATGGCCGACTCGACGATCCCCGAGCGAGTGGCGTGGCTCGAAGCCATCGCCGCGGGCCTGCGCGACCGCAAGGACGAACTCGTGGACGTGATCGTTCGCGAAGCGGGCAAGCCGGTTTCGAGCGCCCGCGGCGAGGTCGAGTCGGCCGCCGAACGGTTCGAGCGTGCCGTCGAGGAGGCCCGCGGACTGAGCGGAGAGTTCCGGCCGGGAACCACCGCGGGCCACGAGGGGTGGGAGGCGATCACCAAGCCCGAGCCCCGTGGGACGGTGCTCTGTATCACGCCGTACAACTATCCGCTCTCGACGACCGCGCTTCAGGTCGCGCCCGCGCTCGCCGCCGGCAACAGCGTCGTTCTCAAACCCGCGAGCAAGACTCCGGTGAGCGCCGCGATCCTGACCGACGTCATCGCCTCGACCGACGTCCAGACGGGCGGGTTCAACTTCGTGCCGGGGCACGCAAGCACG
Above is a genomic segment from Halococcus salifodinae DSM 8989 containing:
- a CDS encoding IS1/IS1595 family N-terminal zinc-binding domain-containing protein, with product MDEESVQVFLPPRERCFERLRLARFGETVTCVHCGDDAVTKRGTTDKDAQQYRCKHCETYFSDLTKTIFWQHRFGLEEMFCIVKEMRSEPTAQIARDLDRDYEAVLNFVHKVQDVSGDIDE
- a CDS encoding APC family permease; this translates as MKNGKISRAEGFALALGINIGGGLWVSPVVASSIGGPATIIMAAVAVLPVFLAAPIYITLSKVWSVSPGHYRYPAAFFSSGDGLIGQFLGWIVTWSWDLMIAFALIQSVLISSAVYIQQLVPGVPAIAINAALPLGVIVIVWFGLRIVGRAELIIAIVLLLSVIILLALGLININAENLTPVAPNGTISLLTAAALLFNTVLGSLQVIDVSGEIEDSERSFGGILIYSTLITVSIVTLIILISVGILPYNELSNETLQAVTSQYLPPFLAVIPTIGALLAGVSTSIGVIPIVCRHVQAAADDGILPKWVSSTNSYGEPTYILIALAIICAGGVIIQPPISTLVSAGTAPNAVLVLLLCIVGVRLPTQYPGIFERDEIENSKFLNPRSVRWCSVLASMVLIAMTVLAAIQDTVGVLWYVGFLSIGATIYLYRYLNGFVKTADIPDMRDRAGLSDD
- a CDS encoding sulfatase family protein, whose amino-acid sequence is MPTIYIDIDSLRADHVGAYGYDAPTTPNIDEFAEESVLFERNYASNSPCMPARAALLTGRYGIHNGVETHGPPSQTHNSPAFWIDWGGTWGNQIDERPWWTLPELFYNQRTQTCAISSFPRHPAPWFNHVWHRVYQPQEPEGPEESFQTVRGESVIDLALEYISKHLNDEFFLYIQLWDPHGPYKRSEEEISEFRGQPLPPYPTKEEIEAHQEWDAWRSAPDMSISDRDDLAEMLAHYDAEIRYADTHVGRLFDYLKENDIYDDSLITVSADHGEEFGEHGLYREHWSTHEGTQHIPLILKPPTSTPAELGRRKQLVTNVDIAPTLADYAGYEAPAQWQGQSLRPVIENNEASWRDHIVFDHGLYTAQRTIRTDRWKLIRTYHSGLWPSVVPDSQLYDMHDDPWERKNVVESNSDIVKDLKMQMDNWCEKHASEGKDPLQEVVEEGPAGYLAFGDGYDGV
- a CDS encoding IS630 family transposase (programmed frameshift); the protein is MPRTPKYVVDLSADERAELQALLAAGTHKTRVLTRARCLLHADDGLTDAEVSQAVGCHPGTVGRVRKRYTEDGLAAIHRRKADRIYERKLDGREEAHLIRLTCNDPPKGYSRWSLHLLADHFVTLNEIDVESISHETVRQVLKKHGLHPHRSKAWVIKPEANAAFVCRMEDVLDLYHEPYDPQRPVVCFDESNKALHKQVRDPLPARPGAVARYDYTYERNGTRNLFMMSEPLTGWRHVEVTQRRRKQEFVQQMQALVDEHYPDAVRIRVVLDNLDTHKAYAFYEFLPPQEAHRLLSKLEFHFTPVHGSWLNMAEIEFSALATECLDRRRERIRNEDDSVIDWQFTTDDARIKLRQLYPTNHD
- a CDS encoding IS630 family transposase; the encoded protein is MSSRTVNTPTKITLSYPERMHFEAVARRATASQRDAFRARIVLLAARGYNNTQIGQQLACTRKTARKWRNRYADSGRAGLADKPRPGRPRIYDETTRALVTAIACELPANRGLPLSRFSSADIHAEAAQELDPFPARSTIAAWLKQAAIRPWTVASWVTPRDPQFKQKAARVCDLYTGTWEDEPLTKRDVIICADEKTGIPARSRRKTPPGPGKSVRLEHQYDRNGATIYQSAFMAGTGTVRGHCVDRNTRANFESLVEEVMADPICQTADRVFWIVDNGSVHHPATFRWWLKEKYPTAIGIHLPTGASWLNQIELYFSVLTRKSLAGESFRSVDAVADRITGFEELWNSDPEPFEWTYTRDDLTRLLERLPTIE